The following coding sequences are from one Nonlabens arenilitoris window:
- the ribH gene encoding 6,7-dimethyl-8-ribityllumazine synthase produces the protein MATQGKNLSHYDKDQLPDAAAMRIGIVVSEWNDDITENLYKGAVETLIDCGVDQFNIHRMNVPGSFELIYGCKTMQHRSYPVVNRRTKKPLDAIIAIGNVIRGETAHFDFVCQGVTQGIKDLNLNKTRIPVIFCVLTDDTHAQSAARSGGQHGNKGSEAAIAAIKMAAIKNDH, from the coding sequence ATGGCAACTCAAGGAAAAAACTTATCACATTACGATAAAGATCAATTACCCGATGCTGCAGCAATGCGTATCGGGATTGTTGTTTCTGAATGGAATGATGATATTACAGAAAACCTGTATAAAGGCGCTGTAGAGACTTTAATAGATTGTGGTGTTGATCAGTTCAACATACATAGAATGAATGTTCCTGGTTCTTTTGAGCTTATCTATGGTTGTAAAACTATGCAACATAGATCCTATCCTGTGGTTAACAGAAGGACCAAGAAGCCTTTGGACGCGATAATTGCTATAGGTAATGTGATACGAGGAGAAACAGCTCATTTTGACTTTGTGTGCCAAGGTGTTACTCAAGGAATTAAAGATCTCAATTTAAACAAGACACGTATTCCCGTCATCTTTTGTGTTCTAACAGATGATACTCATGCTCAATCAGCTGCTCGCAGTGGTGGTCAACATGGTAATAAAGGATCTGAGGCAGCAATCGCTGCAATAAAAATGGCCGCTATTAAAAACGACCATTAA
- a CDS encoding tetratricopeptide repeat protein: MATYNKRGYKPKTKKEKEEVEEILDSESTTAEVFSTLDEGANKTEEWVTRNQNTILYIIGGLAIVFILWWAYTQFILGPKSEEAVAEMTQANIYYNDAINATGDVQDSLYTLALEGGNGKFGLTRIIEEYSGTEAANLANYQAGMAYLNLGGTNYQKAIDHLTAYKGGDSVLESISLAGIGDALVQVNQTADAVSYYMQAAETNPNDFTSPKYLLKAANAALATGDKSTAIEALEKIESMYADADEASTAKVLLGQAQASGN, encoded by the coding sequence ATGGCAACCTATAATAAACGAGGATACAAACCTAAAACTAAGAAAGAGAAAGAAGAAGTTGAAGAGATTCTAGATTCTGAATCCACTACTGCAGAAGTGTTCAGCACCTTAGATGAAGGAGCAAACAAAACTGAAGAATGGGTGACGAGAAATCAAAATACTATTCTATACATTATAGGTGGTCTTGCAATAGTGTTTATACTATGGTGGGCTTACACTCAATTCATCTTAGGTCCTAAGTCTGAAGAGGCTGTTGCAGAGATGACCCAAGCAAATATCTATTACAATGATGCTATCAATGCAACAGGTGATGTGCAAGATTCATTATACACACTAGCATTAGAAGGTGGTAATGGTAAATTTGGTCTGACAAGAATTATAGAAGAGTATTCTGGCACAGAAGCGGCAAACCTTGCTAACTATCAGGCAGGAATGGCTTATTTAAATTTAGGTGGAACTAACTATCAAAAAGCTATTGACCATTTAACTGCATATAAAGGTGGTGACTCTGTTTTAGAGTCTATATCTCTTGCAGGAATAGGTGATGCGCTAGTACAGGTTAATCAAACTGCAGATGCAGTTTCTTATTACATGCAAGCTGCCGAGACAAACCCTAATGATTTTACATCGCCTAAGTATTTATTAAAAGCGGCTAATGCTGCTCTTGCTACTGGTGATAAATCTACTGCTATTGAGGCTTTAGAAAAAATTGAATCTATGTATGCTGACGCTGATGAGGCTAGTACTGCAAAGGTACTTCTAGGTCAAGCGCAAGCATCAGGAAACTAA
- the recF gene encoding DNA replication/repair protein RecF (All proteins in this family for which functions are known are DNA-binding proteins that assist the filamentation of RecA onto DNA for the initiation of recombination or recombinational repair.), with translation MHLDFLSLVNYKSFASAEFELDEKINCFVGNNGVGKTNVLDAIYHLAFAKSYFNPITVQNIKHDEDFFVINGNFNKRGHQEKIVVSAKKGHKRVVKRNGKAYEKLSEHIGLIPLVIISPADRDLIIEGSDTRRRFMDSVISLDNQDYLNQLVTYNKLIQQRNALLKYFQANRTFDRSGLEVYDEQLVVLATFIHKTRVDFLKSFTPIFKKYYTYISQSEEDVNIYYKSDLNDAVATDVFENALQKDMQLQYSSAGTHKDDLYFLLNGHAVKKYGSQGQQKSFLTALKLAQFEFIKSQSGTVPILLLDDIFDKLDENRVSQIINMVNDEQFGQLFISDTHPERTEQVVKEIHQSYKIFKL, from the coding sequence ATGCATCTCGATTTTTTGAGCTTAGTAAATTATAAAAGTTTCGCATCTGCTGAATTTGAGCTAGATGAGAAGATTAATTGTTTTGTAGGCAACAATGGTGTAGGAAAAACCAACGTTCTAGACGCCATTTATCATCTAGCTTTTGCAAAAAGTTATTTTAATCCTATCACGGTTCAAAATATCAAACATGACGAGGATTTTTTTGTCATCAATGGTAATTTTAACAAACGTGGTCATCAAGAAAAAATAGTGGTAAGTGCAAAAAAAGGTCATAAACGTGTCGTAAAACGCAATGGTAAAGCTTATGAAAAACTGAGTGAACATATAGGCCTTATACCGCTGGTAATTATATCACCTGCAGATCGTGATTTAATTATTGAAGGTAGTGATACTAGACGTCGTTTTATGGATAGCGTTATATCTTTAGATAATCAAGATTACCTCAATCAACTAGTTACCTATAATAAGTTGATTCAACAGCGTAATGCCTTATTAAAATACTTTCAGGCAAACCGTACTTTTGATAGATCAGGGCTAGAGGTTTATGATGAACAGCTCGTTGTACTAGCCACTTTTATTCATAAAACTAGAGTTGATTTTTTAAAGTCATTCACTCCTATTTTTAAAAAATATTACACCTACATTTCACAAAGTGAAGAAGATGTGAATATTTACTATAAGTCTGATCTCAATGATGCTGTTGCTACAGATGTTTTTGAAAATGCACTTCAAAAAGATATGCAGTTGCAGTATAGTAGCGCTGGAACACATAAAGACGATTTATACTTTTTACTTAATGGACATGCCGTTAAGAAGTATGGTAGTCAAGGACAACAAAAAAGTTTTCTAACGGCTTTAAAGCTAGCCCAGTTTGAGTTTATTAAATCACAAAGTGGTACGGTACCTATTCTATTACTAGATGATATATTTGATAAACTAGATGAAAATCGCGTTTCTCAAATTATCAACATGGTGAATGATGAACAATTCGGTCAGTTATTTATAAGTGATACGCATCCCGAACGTACAGAACAAGTAGTTAAAGAGATCCATCAATCCTATAAGATTTTTAAGTTATGA
- a CDS encoding lipocalin family protein — translation MRNLILLFILISCTACSTNSKKMVNAMEGYWNIETVTLPDGSEREFPFSNHMDHFEIEGNNGVKNRVSPTYDGGFINYGSPAAFTWEVVDQDVVLTFKDGDSRYQQTLKKCDGSTLILLHDNGTEYIYKAHENAQE, via the coding sequence ATGAGAAATTTAATTTTATTATTTATCCTTATAAGCTGTACCGCTTGCAGTACTAATAGCAAAAAAATGGTAAATGCCATGGAAGGTTATTGGAATATAGAAACCGTCACCTTGCCGGATGGTAGCGAGAGAGAGTTTCCTTTTTCAAATCATATGGATCATTTTGAAATTGAAGGAAATAATGGTGTTAAAAATAGAGTAAGCCCTACTTATGATGGTGGCTTTATTAATTACGGAAGTCCTGCTGCTTTTACATGGGAAGTTGTTGACCAAGATGTTGTATTAACTTTTAAAGATGGAGATAGTAGATACCAACAAACTTTAAAAAAATGCGATGGATCAACACTTATCTTATTGCACGATAACGGGACAGAATATATTTATAAAGCACACGAGAATGCGCAAGAATAA
- a CDS encoding DUF721 domain-containing protein — translation MRKNKKDDFLNMSEALNDFKAQNKLQKGFARVDVETAWKEVMGNGIMTYTTQIKYSGTTLFISLSSSVLREELLYGRTKIMENLNNHLGSNMIEKLVLR, via the coding sequence ATGCGCAAGAATAAAAAAGATGACTTTTTAAACATGAGTGAAGCTTTGAACGATTTTAAAGCTCAAAATAAACTGCAAAAAGGTTTTGCTCGTGTTGATGTAGAAACGGCATGGAAAGAAGTGATGGGTAATGGCATTATGACATATACCACGCAAATTAAATATAGCGGCACCACTCTATTTATAAGTTTATCTTCATCTGTATTAAGAGAAGAGTTATTGTATGGGCGCACTAAAATTATGGAAAATCTCAACAATCATCTAGGCAGTAATATGATAGAGAAACTTGTTTTAAGGTAG
- a CDS encoding translocation/assembly module TamB domain-containing protein: protein MTASDFKIDGGIITANIESSNFLMHTGVMKEENGVTDLIVKNLKSDFTYTSSQIHIADLYIETAGSNLAGDLKLNYQDNNFSDFTNKVNWDFQIDESIIATNELRLFYNEIVKNETVELSGHMTGILNDFKVEEMNATTLKDISIDGDMHFVNVVDNLDDFFIEGSFNQLMVSNKDLKAFLPNILGGSLPIEIDALGTVSAQGYASVNANTVVSRLRGTSRKGAFDTDLVLTNIQSAQPGYKGNIKVTDLDIGSILGVTSLGKTTLNLNVDGKGFNPDQLNTNINGGVINLEYNGYVYRNIKVNGTLKKPLFDGRLSINDPNVKMTFDGLADLSQEINKYDFKASIEYADLNAINIFKRDSTAILKGDIVMAMQGTTINDAFGFVEFKDASYKNDNKEYVFEDFKVVSSFNDDVRKITINSPDIIEGELSGKFKLEEIPELFKNAIGNVYTNYRSETVTKDQYLDYEFQIYDKIVDLVFPDIALGENTTLKGQVASNEAQFKMTFRTPEIKLFDDIKLDKVNVQINNQNPLFNTYIKIDNVKNGIYDVNDFKLINVTNKDTLFFRTEFASEKRESDKYNLSFYHTVNDSSQSVVGIRKSDIKFQGKKWFLNNEDKEVQLTFDHDFKKFSLDTLVFKHAKEFITLAGDLNGKDNKELHLDFKDVRISSLTSPIDSLKMKGLINGSLELNQKNGKYAPTSDFTVSDFEVNDTPLGDFELVIAGNEDLTKYKVNAQLKDDIKRTLWANGTVNTSGVQSKINVDVNFNDFNLVALSPLGGEVLDNMRGFATGEIGLTGLLIEPNLSGGLVIKDGGLNIPYLNTDFDLAQNSEITVSTDLFDFNTIELTDTKYGTKGTLSGVIKHKNFGFWELGLNLSSDRLLVLDTGLTPESLYYGTAFIDGTASITGPTDKLFIDVNATTGKNTIFKVPLNDAESIGDNSVIYFLSPEEKEARVSGEDIKIKDISGLELRFNLKVTPEAEVEITVDQENGSYLRGSGAGNLLLEINTLGKFNMYGDFIVYDGIYNFKYAGIVNKEFTIQPGGTVDWNGSPTEANIDVSATYKTQANPAILLDNPNINSQIPVEVITKLEGNLSYFDPEFEIKFPNANSVVSSELQYRLEDKAQRYLQAMSLITGGTFYNPNSIGQNAVTGNLVESLSGIVNDLVGNRDGDIQFGVNYEASERNPNSDLQRSDRFGVTVTTQITDRVLINGKLGVPVGSTSATERAVIGNVEIEFLLNKDGSLRLKIFNREDNLQQIGDISGYAQGIGLSWSVDFDTLKELYQKIFNKKMEIEKPQTKPSNSTTLNNGPVDFKG from the coding sequence ATGACCGCTAGTGATTTTAAAATCGACGGCGGTATCATCACAGCAAATATTGAAAGTTCTAATTTCTTGATGCACACTGGTGTCATGAAAGAAGAGAATGGTGTCACAGATCTAATAGTTAAAAATCTAAAATCTGATTTTACCTATACCAGTTCTCAAATACATATAGCAGATTTGTATATTGAAACAGCAGGATCAAATTTAGCCGGAGATTTAAAACTTAATTATCAGGATAATAATTTTTCTGATTTCACTAATAAAGTGAACTGGGATTTTCAAATAGATGAGTCTATCATAGCTACTAATGAGTTGCGATTATTTTATAATGAGATTGTTAAAAATGAAACTGTAGAATTAAGTGGTCATATGACTGGCATCCTAAACGATTTTAAAGTTGAAGAAATGAATGCCACAACACTCAAGGACATATCTATTGATGGTGATATGCATTTTGTAAATGTGGTTGATAACTTAGATGATTTCTTTATTGAAGGATCATTTAATCAATTAATGGTCAGTAATAAAGATCTAAAAGCTTTTTTACCTAATATTTTAGGAGGCTCATTACCCATAGAAATTGATGCATTAGGTACTGTAAGTGCTCAAGGATATGCCTCAGTAAACGCAAATACGGTGGTCTCTAGATTAAGAGGAACATCACGTAAAGGAGCCTTTGATACAGATTTAGTCCTTACTAATATACAAAGCGCACAGCCAGGATATAAAGGAAACATTAAGGTTACAGATCTCGATATAGGTTCTATTCTAGGAGTAACCTCGTTAGGCAAAACAACACTCAATTTAAATGTGGACGGTAAAGGGTTTAATCCTGACCAGTTAAATACTAATATAAATGGTGGTGTTATTAATCTTGAGTACAATGGATATGTCTATCGCAATATAAAAGTAAACGGTACCCTTAAAAAGCCACTTTTTGATGGAAGATTATCTATCAATGATCCTAATGTAAAAATGACTTTTGATGGTCTAGCAGATCTGTCGCAAGAAATTAATAAATATGACTTTAAGGCTAGTATTGAATATGCAGATTTAAATGCCATTAATATTTTTAAAAGAGATTCAACAGCTATTTTAAAGGGTGATATTGTTATGGCCATGCAAGGAACTACAATAAATGATGCCTTTGGTTTTGTTGAGTTTAAAGATGCTAGTTATAAAAATGATAATAAAGAATATGTTTTTGAAGATTTTAAAGTGGTATCATCTTTTAATGATGATGTACGCAAAATTACAATCAATAGTCCAGACATTATTGAAGGAGAACTGTCTGGTAAATTTAAACTAGAGGAAATACCTGAGTTATTTAAAAATGCAATAGGCAATGTTTATACTAACTATAGATCAGAAACTGTAACAAAGGATCAGTATCTTGATTATGAATTTCAGATTTATGATAAGATAGTCGACCTTGTTTTTCCAGATATCGCTCTAGGCGAAAACACAACATTAAAAGGTCAAGTTGCATCAAATGAAGCACAGTTCAAAATGACTTTTAGAACGCCTGAAATAAAGCTTTTTGATGATATTAAACTAGATAAAGTTAATGTACAAATCAATAATCAAAACCCTTTATTCAATACATATATCAAAATAGATAATGTAAAAAATGGTATCTATGATGTTAATGATTTTAAGTTAATTAATGTAACTAATAAAGACACCTTATTTTTTAGAACAGAGTTTGCTAGTGAGAAAAGAGAATCAGATAAGTATAACCTTAGTTTCTATCATACCGTAAATGACAGTAGTCAATCAGTGGTAGGAATAAGAAAAAGTGATATCAAATTTCAAGGAAAGAAATGGTTTTTAAATAATGAGGATAAAGAGGTGCAACTCACATTTGATCATGACTTTAAAAAGTTTAGTCTAGACACCTTAGTTTTTAAACATGCTAAAGAGTTTATTACTCTAGCAGGAGACCTAAATGGAAAGGATAATAAGGAATTGCATTTAGATTTTAAAGACGTACGCATTTCTAGCTTAACATCACCTATAGATAGTTTGAAGATGAAAGGTCTTATTAATGGCTCTTTAGAACTTAATCAAAAGAATGGTAAATATGCGCCCACTAGTGATTTTACCGTGTCAGATTTTGAAGTAAACGATACACCTTTAGGAGATTTTGAACTTGTTATCGCTGGTAACGAGGATTTAACTAAGTACAAAGTAAATGCTCAATTAAAAGATGATATAAAACGTACATTATGGGCAAATGGAACCGTAAACACCTCTGGTGTGCAATCCAAAATCAATGTAGATGTAAATTTTAATGATTTCAATTTAGTTGCTTTAAGTCCTTTAGGTGGTGAAGTGCTTGATAATATGCGAGGTTTTGCAACAGGAGAAATAGGCTTAACCGGTTTATTAATAGAACCTAATCTTAGTGGTGGTCTAGTTATAAAAGATGGTGGACTCAATATACCATACCTCAATACAGATTTTGATCTAGCGCAAAACAGTGAAATAACAGTTAGTACTGATCTATTTGACTTTAATACCATAGAGCTTACAGATACTAAGTATGGTACTAAGGGAACCTTGTCAGGTGTAATTAAACATAAGAATTTTGGATTTTGGGAATTAGGTTTAAACCTTAGTTCTGATCGTTTATTGGTTTTAGACACTGGTCTTACTCCAGAGTCTCTATACTATGGAACAGCCTTCATAGATGGTACGGCTAGTATCACTGGTCCTACAGATAAGTTATTTATTGATGTAAATGCTACAACAGGTAAGAATACTATTTTTAAAGTTCCCCTAAATGATGCTGAAAGTATAGGCGACAATTCTGTGATATACTTTTTAAGTCCTGAAGAAAAAGAAGCTCGCGTATCTGGAGAGGATATTAAAATTAAAGATATTTCCGGTCTGGAATTGAGGTTCAACCTCAAAGTAACTCCTGAAGCTGAAGTCGAAATTACAGTAGATCAAGAAAATGGAAGTTATTTAAGAGGTAGTGGAGCAGGTAATTTATTACTAGAAATAAACACTTTAGGTAAATTCAATATGTATGGCGACTTTATCGTGTATGATGGTATTTATAATTTTAAGTATGCAGGTATCGTTAATAAAGAATTTACTATTCAACCTGGTGGTACTGTTGACTGGAACGGTAGTCCAACAGAAGCTAATATAGATGTAAGTGCTACCTACAAAACACAAGCAAACCCAGCAATATTATTAGATAACCCTAATATTAATTCACAAATACCAGTTGAGGTAATCACTAAATTAGAAGGGAATTTATCATATTTTGATCCAGAGTTTGAAATTAAATTTCCTAACGCAAACTCTGTAGTTAGTTCAGAGCTTCAATATCGATTAGAAGATAAAGCACAACGTTATTTACAAGCAATGTCTCTTATTACTGGAGGAACATTTTATAATCCTAACAGTATAGGTCAAAATGCTGTAACAGGTAACTTAGTAGAAAGTTTATCTGGTATTGTTAATGACCTAGTCGGAAATAGAGATGGTGATATTCAATTTGGCGTTAATTATGAAGCTTCAGAGCGTAATCCTAATAGTGATTTACAGCGATCAGATCGTTTCGGTGTAACTGTGACTACTCAAATCACAGATCGTGTTTTGATAAATGGTAAACTAGGAGTTCCAGTAGGTAGTACTAGTGCCACAGAGCGTGCTGTCATAGGTAATGTAGAAATTGAATTTTTACTTAATAAAGATGGATCATTAAGACTTAAAATATTCAATCGTGAAGATAACCTGCAGCAAATAGGTGATATAAGTGGATATGCTCAAGGAATAGGTCTTTCATGGTCTGTTGATTTTGATACTTTAAAAGAGTTGTATCAAAAAATATTTAATAAAAAAATGGAAATTGAAAAACCACAGACTAAACCATCAAACTCTACTACCTTGAACAATGGACCTGTAGACTTCAAAGGGTAA
- the tsaD gene encoding tRNA (adenosine(37)-N6)-threonylcarbamoyltransferase complex transferase subunit TsaD: protein MPTQNTYILAIESSCDDTACAILENDSVLSNVVASQKIHEQYGGVVPELASRAHQSNIIPVVDEALKQAKIDKSQLSAIAFTKGPGLMGSLLVGTSFAKSLALSLNIPLLDVHHMHGHILAHFIDDGQEKPDYPFLALTISGGHTQIVQVNSSSDLIVLGTTQDDAVGEAFDKSGKILGLGYPAGPQIDRLAQLGNPRKFDFPVPKAPGLNYSFSGFKTAVLYFLQRETKKNQDFVKENLEDICASIQYTLIKILFKKLEKAVAQTGIKQVAIGGGVSANSGIRKHLKSMESKGWKTFIPPFEYTTDNAAMIGIAGYFKFLENDFAGLDTTASPRIHM from the coding sequence ATGCCCACACAAAATACATACATTCTTGCAATTGAGTCCTCTTGTGATGACACTGCTTGCGCAATTCTAGAAAACGACAGTGTTTTATCTAATGTTGTTGCTAGTCAAAAAATACACGAACAATATGGTGGAGTCGTACCAGAACTTGCTTCAAGAGCGCATCAATCTAACATCATTCCGGTTGTAGATGAAGCACTTAAACAAGCAAAAATTGATAAATCACAATTAAGCGCCATTGCATTTACAAAAGGTCCTGGTTTAATGGGTAGTCTTTTAGTAGGTACTAGTTTTGCAAAATCACTAGCTCTATCTTTAAATATACCATTGTTAGATGTACATCACATGCATGGACACATACTTGCTCATTTTATAGATGATGGTCAAGAAAAACCTGACTATCCTTTCTTAGCACTTACCATAAGTGGTGGACATACTCAAATTGTGCAAGTAAATAGCTCTAGTGATTTGATCGTCCTAGGAACCACTCAAGATGATGCGGTAGGTGAAGCTTTTGATAAATCTGGTAAAATTTTAGGCTTAGGCTACCCAGCAGGACCACAAATTGATCGATTAGCGCAATTAGGTAATCCTAGAAAATTTGATTTCCCAGTACCTAAGGCACCTGGACTTAATTATAGCTTTAGCGGCTTTAAAACAGCTGTGTTGTATTTTCTTCAACGAGAAACAAAAAAAAATCAAGATTTTGTAAAGGAAAATCTAGAAGATATTTGTGCCAGTATTCAATATACCTTGATTAAAATTTTATTTAAAAAATTAGAAAAGGCAGTAGCTCAAACTGGCATTAAACAAGTCGCTATAGGCGGTGGTGTTAGTGCAAATTCTGGCATTAGAAAACATCTTAAATCCATGGAATCTAAAGGATGGAAAACTTTTATACCGCCATTTGAATATACTACAGATAATGCTGCCATGATAGGAATTGCAGGTTATTTCAAATTTTTAGAAAATGACTTTGCAGGATTAGACACTACTGCTTCACCTAGAATACATATGTAA
- a CDS encoding 16S rRNA (uracil(1498)-N(3))-methyltransferase: protein MQLFYNSQINKQSISFTLDREESKHVFKVLRKNIGDRINLTDGKGNLYHGTINHITSNRCDLDIAFAEAYPPLPYQLHIAIAPTKMNDRMEWFLEKATEMGITRITPILCKHSERQKINLERFDRIIISAMKQSLQFHKPVLDELTSFEDFLSLDLNNSKLIAHCEDGDKNHLKNLISKGTSTTVLIGPEGDFTPQEIDQALKNNFKPVSLGTTRLRTETAGVYTAATLNIINN from the coding sequence ATGCAATTATTTTATAATTCTCAGATCAATAAACAATCGATATCCTTCACTTTGGATAGAGAAGAAAGTAAACATGTATTTAAAGTTTTACGTAAAAATATTGGTGACCGCATTAACCTTACTGATGGTAAGGGCAATCTTTATCATGGAACGATTAATCATATAACTAGTAATAGATGTGATTTAGATATCGCTTTCGCGGAAGCATACCCACCATTACCCTACCAGTTACACATCGCCATTGCTCCTACTAAAATGAATGATCGCATGGAGTGGTTTCTGGAGAAAGCGACTGAAATGGGTATTACAAGAATAACACCTATACTGTGCAAACATAGTGAGCGTCAAAAAATAAATCTAGAGCGGTTTGATCGCATTATCATCAGTGCCATGAAACAATCTTTACAGTTTCATAAACCAGTGCTAGATGAACTGACCAGTTTTGAAGATTTTTTAAGTTTGGATCTTAATAATTCAAAACTTATCGCTCATTGCGAGGATGGTGACAAAAACCACCTTAAGAATCTGATAAGTAAAGGTACCTCGACGACAGTTCTTATAGGTCCAGAAGGTGATTTTACACCACAAGAAATAGACCAGGCATTAAAAAATAATTTTAAGCCGGTGAGTTTAGGTACAACCAGATTGCGCACAGAAACAGCAGGTGTTTACACAGCTGCAACATTGAATATTATAAACAATTAA
- a CDS encoding DUF4159 domain-containing protein, translating to MKNLILLLFCSTYLATAQDVAVLKYDGGGDWYSNPTALPNLVSYCNEEIGTTLSTDVATVEANSIDIFQYPFIHMTGHGNVVFSEDDLSNLKNYLLSGGFLHIDDNYGMKPYLEKELLKLFPNKKLIELPANHEIFNNHAQFPLGLPKIHEHDGERPQALGIFHEGRLVLLFTFEADLGDGWESPEVHNDPPAVRKKALDMGANIIKYVFTN from the coding sequence ATGAAGAATTTAATACTACTCCTTTTTTGCTCTACATACCTTGCTACTGCACAAGATGTCGCCGTATTAAAGTATGATGGTGGCGGTGATTGGTACTCAAACCCGACGGCACTGCCTAATTTAGTATCCTATTGTAATGAAGAGATAGGCACTACCCTTTCTACAGATGTTGCAACAGTTGAAGCAAATAGCATTGATATTTTTCAATATCCTTTTATACACATGACAGGACATGGAAATGTTGTTTTTAGTGAAGATGATTTATCTAACCTTAAAAACTATTTACTAAGCGGTGGTTTTTTACATATCGATGATAATTATGGGATGAAACCCTATCTAGAAAAAGAATTACTTAAATTATTTCCTAATAAAAAGTTGATTGAATTACCAGCAAACCACGAGATTTTTAACAACCATGCTCAATTCCCTCTAGGACTACCTAAAATCCATGAGCATGACGGTGAGCGTCCACAAGCTTTGGGAATTTTTCATGAAGGAAGACTCGTCTTATTATTTACCTTTGAAGCAGATCTAGGTGATGGCTGGGAAAGTCCAGAGGTTCACAACGATCCACCAGCCGTGCGCAAAAAAGCGCTGGACATGGGAGCTAATATTATAAAATACGTTTTCACTAACTAA
- a CDS encoding AI-2E family transporter translates to MSTPLLNSKSIAYGILRALLIIGGVFVLLWFIWKIQSVLLYIGIAAVISLIGRPIVVFLRDRLKFHNTLAVIITIFFILTILAGVTYMIIPIMLEQGENLSRIDIEEVKGNLEVLNVEISEYFGIKRVNIFERIQGLEYVQNFDVELIPQFVNGIFGTLGNIMIGLFSVVFIAFFLLKDSRLLVEGVLVFSKKGTEGQFLRAFNKIKKLLSRYFIGLVFQVFVLFVLYSIILLIVGVENALIIAFFCALLNLIPYLGPAIGSILMMGFVISDNLGADFTQTILPKLIIVAIGYSIVQLIDNFINQPLIFGKSVKSHPLEIFIIILIAGLLFGIIGLVLAIPTYTALKVISKEFLSEYKIVQKLTRNL, encoded by the coding sequence ATGTCTACACCTTTACTCAATTCTAAGTCCATTGCATATGGTATTTTAAGAGCACTACTTATTATAGGTGGTGTCTTTGTTCTATTATGGTTTATATGGAAAATACAATCTGTACTATTGTATATAGGAATTGCTGCGGTCATTTCTTTAATAGGTCGCCCTATAGTAGTCTTTTTGCGAGATCGTTTAAAATTTCACAATACACTAGCAGTAATTATAACTATATTTTTTATACTCACCATACTAGCAGGAGTTACCTATATGATAATACCTATCATGCTAGAACAAGGAGAAAATTTAAGTCGCATAGATATTGAAGAAGTAAAGGGTAATCTTGAAGTACTCAATGTTGAAATAAGTGAATACTTCGGTATCAAACGAGTGAATATATTTGAGCGTATTCAAGGATTAGAATATGTGCAAAATTTTGATGTAGAATTAATACCACAATTCGTTAATGGAATTTTTGGCACCTTAGGTAACATCATGATTGGGTTGTTTTCAGTTGTTTTTATAGCTTTCTTCTTGCTTAAAGATAGTCGACTACTAGTTGAAGGAGTGCTAGTGTTTTCAAAAAAAGGAACCGAAGGACAATTCTTAAGAGCATTTAATAAAATTAAAAAACTACTTTCTAGATATTTTATAGGATTGGTATTTCAAGTATTTGTACTATTTGTTCTTTACAGTATCATCTTACTTATTGTAGGAGTAGAAAATGCTTTAATTATCGCTTTCTTTTGTGCACTGTTAAATTTAATACCTTATTTAGGTCCTGCAATAGGATCTATTTTAATGATGGGATTTGTAATCAGTGATAATCTAGGAGCAGATTTTACACAAACTATTTTACCTAAACTTATAATCGTTGCTATAGGATACTCTATCGTTCAATTAATTGATAACTTTATAAACCAGCCGCTTATATTTGGTAAAAGTGTTAAGTCACATCCTTTAGAGATTTTTATAATCATATTAATTGCTGGGTTATTATTTGGTATCATAGGTTTAGTTCTCGCTATTCCTACTTATACCGCTTTAAAAGTGATTTCTAAAGAGTTCTTGAGCGAGTATAAAATTGTTCAAAAATTGACACGTAATCTATAG